The Fortiea contorta PCC 7126 genome has a segment encoding these proteins:
- a CDS encoding diacylglycerol/polyprenol kinase family protein, whose protein sequence is MTNHDLIGLLASYSYAVSLLIIGEGLRRLFGVEPNLTRKVIHVGAGMWIFGVLWLFDRWEFGVLPFATFIGLNYLLYRYRIVGAMDAEDSSPGTVYFAMSVTLLFGLLWRPNGPIDQVPIAAAGVMAMTWGDALAALIGRRFGQHKYQVGNSIRSWEGSAAMFIVSTTAIFLVLSLLPGSFLSPFAVSFDKARIILASVLSGAFATVAEGVSPQGTDNLSVPLVAAGVVWLVMR, encoded by the coding sequence ATGACAAATCATGACTTAATCGGACTGTTAGCATCCTACAGCTACGCTGTGAGTTTACTGATTATTGGTGAGGGATTGCGACGGCTGTTTGGTGTAGAGCCGAATTTGACTCGCAAAGTAATTCATGTGGGTGCTGGGATGTGGATTTTTGGCGTGTTATGGCTATTCGACCGCTGGGAATTCGGAGTATTACCCTTCGCTACGTTTATCGGACTCAATTATTTGCTGTATAGATACCGAATAGTTGGAGCGATGGACGCCGAGGACAGTTCACCTGGGACTGTCTACTTTGCGATGTCCGTAACGCTGCTATTTGGGCTACTGTGGCGACCCAACGGGCCAATTGATCAGGTTCCTATTGCGGCGGCTGGAGTGATGGCGATGACTTGGGGAGATGCCCTAGCGGCGCTAATTGGGAGACGCTTTGGACAACATAAATACCAAGTGGGAAATTCTATCCGCAGTTGGGAAGGATCAGCCGCTATGTTTATCGTCAGCACAACAGCGATATTCTTGGTGTTGTCACTGCTTCCTGGCTCATTTCTCAGTCCTTTTGCAGTTTCTTTTGACAAAGCGAGGATAATCTTAGCATCCGTTCTCAGCGGTGCTTTCGCAACTGTTGCGGAAGGTGTTTCACCCCAAGGTACAGATAACTTGAGTGTGCCTTTGGTGGCTGCAGGGGTGGTATGGTTGGTGATGCGATAG